A portion of the Anas platyrhynchos isolate ZD024472 breed Pekin duck chromosome 26, IASCAAS_PekinDuck_T2T, whole genome shotgun sequence genome contains these proteins:
- the LOC119713842 gene encoding scale keratin-like: protein MSCYDLCPTYNSGISCPQPIADSCNEPCVRQCPDSTTVIQPPPVVVTFPGPILSSFPQDSVVGSSGAPVFGGFGGSLGFGGSSLGYGGLYGSGGSSLGYGGLYGSGGSSLGYGGLSGFGGSSLGYRGLSGFGGSSLGYRGLSGYGRSFGSGYCSPYTYRYNRYRRGSCGPC, encoded by the coding sequence ATGTCTTGCTACGATCTGTGCCCCACCTACAACAGTGGCatcagctgcccccagcccatcGCTGACAGCTGCAATGAGCCCTGTGTCCGGCAGTGCCCTGACTCCACGACTGTGATCCAGCCGCCCCCTGTCGTCGTCACCTTCCctggccccatcctcagctccttcccccaggaTTCAGTTGTGGGATCCTCCGGAGCACCCGTctttgggggctttgggggctcCCTAGGCTTTGGAGGCTCTTCCCTGGGCTATGGGGGTCTGTATGGCTCTGGGGGCTCTTCCCTGGGCTATGGGGGTCTGTATGGCTCTGGGGGCTCTTCCCTGGGCTACGGGGGCCTGTCTGGCTTTGGAGGCTCCTCCCTGGGCTACAGGGGCCTGTCTGGCTTTGGAGGCTCCTCCCTGGGCTACAGGGGCCTGTCTGGCTATGGTAGATCCTTTGGTTCTGGCTATTGCAGCCCTTACACCTACCGGTACAACAGATACCGCCGTGGAAGCTGCGGGCCCTGCTAA
- the LOC119713822 gene encoding scale keratin-like: MSCYDLCPTYNSGISCPQPIADSGNEPCFRQCPDSVAVIQPPPVAITFPGPILSSFPQDSVVGSSGAPIFGGFGGSLGFGGSSLGYGGLSGFGGSSLGYGGLYGSGGSSLGYGGLSGFGGSSLGYRGLSGFGGSSLGYRGLSGFGGSSLGYRGLSGYGRSFGSGYCSPYTYRYNRNRRGSCGPC; this comes from the coding sequence ATGTCTTGCTACGACCTGTGCCCCACCTACAACAGTGGCatcagctgcccccagcccatcGCTGACAGCGGGAACGAGCCCTGTTTCCGGCAGTGCCCTGACTCCGTGGCCGTGATCCAGCCGCCCCCTGTTGCTATCACCTTCCCTGGTCctatcctcagctccttcccccaggaTTCAGTTGTGGGATCCTCCGGAGCACCCATctttgggggctttgggggctcCCTAGGCTTTGGGGGCTCTTCCCTGGGCTACGGGGGCCTGTCTGGCTTTGGAGGCTCTTCCCTGGGCTATGGGGGTCTGTATGGCTCTGGGGGCTCTTCCCTGGGCTACGGGGGCCTGTCTGGCTTTGGAGGCTCCTCCCTGGGTTACAGGGGCCTGTCTGGCTTTGGAGGCTCCTCCCTGGGCTACAGGGGCCTGTCTGGCTTTGGAGGCTCCTCCCTGGGCTACAGGGGCCTGTCTGGCTATGGTAGATCCTTCGGTTCTGGCTATTGCAGTCCTTACACCTACCGGTACAACAGAAACCGCCGTGGAAGCTGCGGGCCCTGCTAA